DNA from Pomacea canaliculata isolate SZHN2017 linkage group LG9, ASM307304v1, whole genome shotgun sequence:
CAGTGGAGAAGAATGTTTATTGCCGAAGGTCTGTACTTCACGAACGAACAGAAAATACCACGTGAGAGTTAGGGAGTTTATACTTCATActcaaaattgtaaaaaatccATCCATAACTTCTTTAGACTTCCGATGCATTCTGGACCAGAGACCAGGATGAAATGTAACACTGACAGGCATCCCGTGAGAGGTGACACCACAAGATGCACATTACCATCGAGGAGGTAACAGCAAAATGTAGCACTGAGGTACTAATACTGAGGTATCAGGAGAACCCCACATGCGACACCGATGGGCGACAGTAGAAGCAGCACTGACAGTTAACACCGAGGTCGGATTGGCAGTTGACGGCAACGATCAGAATTTTTCATGCCTCCTCCCTCTCTATTTAATTGTCTTTGTGACCTGCGCGGACTGGACACGCTGGGAAAATTCGTGGAGAAGGAGAGGTTTGCATGCCTTTGATACCCAGCAGGCGGGTGGCAGGTATTTGAAGTGCCTGGTCCTGTTTCCAGATGTGAGAGACAGTCCTGCTTGGGAATGGCATCCCTCGCTGGGCATGGCCGGGGTCACATTTGACGACATGGTTCAAAAACAACCATAACCTCGGGAAATACCAGGTTGGTTGAGGGGAATCCCGTTGCTTTCATCCTGCCTTGCATTTGGACCAGGAATTCCACAGTCGGCAAGAATGTCTTTCATGCTTGTCCTGCCAGGAGTACAAACTCACTAAAGTCCCTCAAGCGGCAATGTCATCAACACacacgacttttttttttaggactaGACCTTTAGAAGTgacaacaatattttgtttatgttgtctcCAGCGTTTCCTACAAACATCTCAGAACAGTTTATGGGAGTCGTTAAGTCGTTATGGTTAAGACTCGCTACATCGAAGGACTTGAATTTACTGATATTTGCAAAGCATTCGACTCGTTTCTTTTATCATCGATCTCTACATTTTCGTCGTCTGGTGagaagaataataaaagtatgTGCGTACTCCGGGGGTTGGatcaagagtgaaaaaaaacttttctaagtgagcttctttagaacagttttaactTTTAAGTCCATGTCGTGCGACTAGCCCCAGAActagtggggtggggtgggaaacCCAGTGCAGAGAGCGGGTGATAACCTCTGACCTGCTGTCAACGCTGCCTCCTGTGACACTGGGTGGAATTGGCCAGTCGCAGACCTGTCTCGTGACAGAGCTCCTCCGTCTGAAGATTCTCATTCCACAGGCTTCTTGCTGCATCGATGGGGAATTTCCCAGTATttaaccgtttttttttttctatttgtttgttttcgcttGTTCCTGTCCGCCTTGTTTTCGAGGGAATTTCCAGCCGCAGTGATGCCATCTTGAGTGGGTGTGAATCTCGTTCCTTCACGTCGTCAATCCACGAGATCTCACCGTGAAATGTGTAATACGATTACTGTCTTGCTGTTATCCATTTCAGTGACATGAGTAAAGGTTACCacacaagaatttttttttaaaaactagaaaaTATCTGTAACAGTAGACTTGTTGACCATGGGCATAGAGCAAAGTGTGAGTGGTCTAAGTCTTGCTGTGTCCTAGGACTACCATGTGACACTACACTAATTATTGTTTACCATTCACCATACATATGCTAGAGAACATTTCACACATGTTGACATCATAACAGACCCACAGTAGAGGGTGTGGATGTGTGTTGCAGCCTTCCAGATCACCATCCCGTGTAAAGGAACCGAGAAGGGCGTGGCTTCACTCGTCCTGGGGCTCACCATCTACACCCGGGTGGGCCGTCCTCTGAAGGGTACCCCGATCAAGTTCAAGCTCCGCAAACAGTGCGTCGTCTTCGGTAAGACCATGGTGATGACAGGTGTAGAGGACTGCCAGACAACCACCTGACTTAGTCCCAGATAACggggtgggggatggggtgTTGGTGGAAGAAGTAACGCTACCCTGACAGACTGGACGACTGTGTGAAACTGTGGGTAGGTCATTGTCTCTTgacctgtcattttttttttttttttattcttgtcgTCCCCAAACctgctgaatttttttgtttgttttgttgtttttttttttttttgttgttgttgttgtttttttttttttttttttttgttttttttttaaacagacataggtgtttgtttcttttcaaaaatatcagAGCATGCACGTGTCAAAGTTCAAGCATCCATGAACCCACGAAAAAGTGAATGCATACACGTAGCCATCCATTTACCCCAAACAAAACTTGTTCaagcctttctttctttctttctttctttctttcttttgtttgtttctttctttctttctttctttctttctttctgctcgTCTGCCTGGCAATACTTGACATTTTATCATGTGATATTGAAATGTGGATTGTTGGTAACTGAGCAGAGCCACAGCTACTTGCTCCGTAGGCCAAACAAAGCGTCCCTCACGCTGAcgacggttgttgttgttgttgttttgcatgaTGGCAGTGACGACGTCCCCGTGTCCAGCCGACTGCCAGAACGGGGGCACGTGTTCAGAGTACGGTGTATGTGAATGCCGGCAGGGGTTCCACGGGAAATATTGTGATATCGGTACAACACCTTTTTTTCCCTCCGTCAGCCTGCAGTGCAGTGTACACGTGACCCTCCCGTGCATGCCCCTAACCACGTGACGCCTTGTACTCAGCGCATGTGCTACAAACGagactttcaaagaaaataattaccaCAGTAATCAAGAtagcgctttaaaaaaaaacctgtgatAACCCCTAACGgaatgagagtgtgtgtgactcTTGATAATGCCAGTATCTGTAATCGTtgttttgacctttgaccctggGTGTTTTGCGATTTGATCTGTATTTTTTGCTCACCCAGTCCAAACCCGCTTCTCGAGTGGTTGTGTCTAAGCACCGCCATTGAAAACACTTTGGAGGGTCGGTGAGATTCCTGTAGACAACCTGCGCTTGACTGTTGCTGTCCGTTTGTAACACCTTCATACTGACAACCTGAGTAAATGTGTGCGGTGGTGGGCTTTAAACTTCTGAGAGCACGTTGAgaaagcacacacagacacacagatttcttttttatctttctcttctctcttcttcatttgcatcttcttctttctctcttttttcttctctctctctctttctttctttcccactgCAAATCGTGGGCGGGGTAAATGTGTATGTGCGAGCATGGTCTTGGAGAGAACGAGTACTGGACAAAGCTGTAGGCATTCTTTCATAAATTCGTCTTCCATTCTACAAAAGAAACAGTGACTTacttatcattattatgtttcttttataaatgttacAGATTTCTCTGTATGCTGTATATGTATCTCTATATACTCtatacacactatacactaGCATCGTTGTACAGTGCAGGTCGCAGGTCACAGTACAAACCCTGGAAACAGTCAACTGATGCTTACAGTGTGCCTGACATATGTCCCCACCCCACTATATGTCCCTCTCCCCACAATGTGGAGTCCGCCTGTCAAGAACAATAACTCCGTGTGTCGTGATGCACAAGTTATCTCTCTTCGTCTGCTTGTGTCCTAACATGCCAGTGTGCTCGTGTACTGTCCCTGTGTCATGACAAGACTGTATGTGTGGCTTTATATTGTTTGACTAGAGTGGGGTGTGTCTGTGAACTAATTGTCAGGACCTTACATGAACTCGTGAACTCGAGGCTTTCCTCTGTGACCTGTGCTAAAGGTCacttgtatgtttttgttccgCTTGTTACAATGTGATTGTTGTTGGCAAGCTGTGATTGTTGTTGGCAAGCTGTGATTGTCGAAGTAGTCAAAAATATTCTAACTGATGATTGTACTTGTAGAGGAGGTTCGACTGTTTGGCAAATGTTACAAGAATGACAGGGGAAGTAACTGATAGTCGCCTCCATTAGAGAGAGAGTTCTCTGGGGGAAATTTTCAAACTGTAACAACCTTATAAATAAAACCAGGACTCACTTATTTATCTTGTTGCTTGTCGGAGGCTAGAACTGCTTTAGTTGTGCTTAAAAGTCCTGCCAGTTGATTTTATGTGGATTTCATTAAAGTGACCTTTGCACTCGTGTTGGTGACTAAAATGAAAGTTAGTGATATTGGTAGTATATGTTTTATTATGAGATTTATCTTTCTATTCCTAATATTTTCTTATAACGGTTGATTCTGATTATGTTCTGTTGTTAGAGCAATGGTTAGATgttcaaacttgtttttaaaagtgtcttCCGTGTTTTATCAGTTTAAAGCTTTGGATTTCTCCTAAAGTATTCCTGAAGAACAAATAATGTTTAGTGACCAGAAGTAGGAGTACTAGGGACAAGACTTTCATGAGTTCAGCGACAGAAGCACGATGACGACCAGTAACAACGAGTGTAACGATTGTATGGATGTGGGTGAGGAGCAGAGTGAATGCTCTTGTCAGTCTCATCTGTACATCATTTTATTCCATTCATTGTTTCTCTCCCTTCAGCCCTGTGCAATCCAGTTTGCCAGAATAACGGCACCTGCATTTCCCCCGAGATATGCGCATGCCCGTCTGGTTACCATGGTAAACTGTGCGAAAAAGGTAAGGAGTTAACTTTGGCGAGAGGCCATTGCACAAAAAGTCTTTTGTCTGCTTCTTACAATAACCGCTCCATCCAGACACAACATCGCCAGCAAAGTAAGCAAAGGGTATTGAGATGGTCCCACAATTCCCCGagagctgtttaaaaaaaatatatgtccTCGATACACCTACATGAATCATCTCAGAATCACGTGACTGAATCATGGGATGGCGGTAATGAGGATTCTTTCATCCCAGCCCTTTCCCGCCCTCCGACATGCCAGTTGTAGCAGTTAACTGTAGACAGAAAGCACCGTCTCCGTGTGATTTAAGTTTACAGttattatgtaaaaatattttccggttagataaataaatttcatttgaaaggagtgtttcttctttcttcatctttgtttgtCGATGTCCTTTTTTCTTGAAACCCAAAGAACaacttctgaaaatgttttttggcAGATGGCTCTCGCGGTTCGTACATACATTGCAGCTTGTGTAATTTGGTCTGCTGGTAATTGTATCTAAACATGTCCGCACACAACTGGCGTAAGAATAGACAGAATAgggaaaagatgaagaaaccAAATTAAGTCGAGTTAATCTTATTGCCAGAACCTAAAAATGTTTCCAGCACAGAAACTAATATTGCTGCAGGTGTTCTGTGAAGTTAGTTTTACCATAAACATTATCTTGGAATCTTTTTTTATGTATCCACTTTtagcacgcacacatacacactacaaTGCATGGACATAAATAGATGGATAGACGAGGTGAGGGGTAGAGGATAAATAGAATGTGGATACAATAGTGGattgaatttctttcttttgtctgtaaCTGACTGTAAGCTATTTTGAGtatgtgttgttgatgttctcCCCAATGACACCCCTCAAACTGACCAAGACCATGAGCAGGTGCACGTGTATGGGGCCAGGTGCATGATGGGGAACGCACAGCAATCAGGGGCCGTGTTCATGAAGCTGAGGTAAGTCGTGGTCCCGAGTAAATGAAGAACAAGCTTCTGTTCTCCGTAGTCAGAAGATGGCGTCCAGACTCCAAGGGATGTTCAATACACCCGGGAACGGGACCGTAGTTGCAAAAGACACCCAggggtaaagtaacataaagaaATATCCTCGGGGTCTGGATAGTGCATCGTAACCATGgagacaagattttttttgcCCTCGTCACGACGGACCCTGGCTTCATGAACGCGGCCCCAGTTCTGCACCAAGCCCATGGTCATGACAACAATATAAGTAGCACCGTGTCACCGCTGTCTGTAGGGAAGAAGGTTTATTGCACTCATTAATGTCAGTCAGCGAGTAAACAATGTTGGATTGTTTGTCTACTAGCGGCTTGCGGGCGACCCTGCGAAAACGGCGGCCACTGTCTTCCGGAGGGATTCTGCTGGTGCGAAAAAGGTTTCTATGGCGACGCCTGTGAATTCAGTGAGTAGAGTTTGACAGAACTTGCTCTAGAGAACCACAACATCTTGCTCTGTCTCCCTCCTGCTAGACAGTCTGTAGTCAGTCTGTATGTGTGGCTGTTTCGTCTGGCTGGTTGTACTACCCGCTTGTCAGTTTGTATGGATGCCAACCTCTATACCTTCTTTCTTTGAATAATCAGAGAAGACACAAACAGAATGAGTAGGTGGATACTGGACAGACATGGACATAACATCGTATGCTGattgcatgtctgtctgtctgtctgcttgtttgccagtttgtgtgtctgtgtggtttaCCTACATGCATgcctgacatttttaaactatttgtaTACACAGATACATAGATAGGTGCTTGACAGAAACTATTAAATATTTGGGAAAATGTATATACAATCACAAGGTAGACATTTTAGTTTAAAACAGAGATTAATTGGTGAAGTCACGTGTCTTTGATTCGTTATAGGCATCTGCAACCCTCTTTGTGCCAACGGCGGTACGTGTATAGGGCCGGACAGGTGCGAGTGTCCAAGCAATTTTTCGGGGACCAGATGTGGTGAGTATCAACTCTCAGAGAAGCAGATTTTAGTCTGAGAactgtacgtgtgtctgtgcgtccgcttgcttgtttgtatttattcatttgacagcaaaaaaaaaaaaaaaaaaaaaaaaaaaagaaagtgtcgCTAACTGGCCGGTCGGAGGCATTCAGTCAAGATCTTTTTTTCAGTAGgaagtttaagaaaaatgttcttgatTATGTTTCATATCTTTgcgttttctttcctttgtatACTTAAAGTTTGCTAATGAAGGAAtggatgaagaaagaaacaaaagaacgaaTACAGGGTGTctgctttcatttcttgttgACGCTTGGAATGTTCTTCATTAACTGATTGGAACATAACGAGGATTGTGTTGTAgagtgtgtcacgtgacgcgaGCTGTCTGTTGTCTGTGCAGAAACGAAGGAAGAGCGGCCGAGGAGAAGCAAGACGAACAGCAAGGAACAGGAGATCAAACGGCAAGGCACGCGCGCCAAACGCAATCGCACGCGCAGGAAACAGAGTGAGACTgcgtgacctttgacactcGCACACTCACCCACCTACCTACCACCGAGAAAACAAACCTTTACATTCGTTTCTTACTAAAGCTTCTACTCCATACCAGTCTTAAAGAACTCCTGATATGTTAATTCTTTGCCCGAACAGGTTTGATTGCTAAGAattcattagaaaacaaaactcattaaTTTGTCACACCCCAGGTAGTCACGCGCCAGGTATTCACAGTCACACACCAGGTAGTCACAAGCCAGGTATTCACAGTCACACACCAGGTGGTCACGCGCCAGGTATTCACGCCGCTGTGTGTCGTGTTGCAGAGCTGGAGCGCAAGCTGGTGAAGGCGGAGCGGCGGCTGCTGAAGGTGCTGCTGCGCAACACCAAGACGTGGGTCTTCACGCGTGACGAGCGGCGCGTGCTGCGCAAGCTGCAGCGCGACCAGACCAAGGAGGAGAACGCCACCCTGTTGCCTAGCAACGACCGCAACTTCCTGGTGCTGGTGCTGACGCGCGAGCGCAACAACCTGAAGAAGAAGCACAAGAAGAAGCTGCGGCGCTACAAGAAGCTGCTGAAGAAGCTGACCACCATGCTGGAGAcgccaaagaagaaaaaacggGTATATGTCTAGCTTTAACTCGGGGACCTCGCCTTTCGCACCCGGACAGGGCACGACATTGTATTTTGACGGGGTGGAGACCTTCTGCTGCCTACATCGGGGTGGGAAGGGAGGACTTCGGGCACGTGTCAACGAATCCTTTACGGGTTGGGACAAGTTTCAGTGTGGGTGACCTCTTGACCGGTCTTGGTGTGAAGAACAGAGTGCTGAACATTGACTGACTCACTCTCAGACATTCAGAAAACTGTGGAAGAGACCTCGGGAAGAGCTCACTCGTGTTTTCTGATTGACTGCTGATGGACTCAGGAGAAACGCCAAGGTAGCCAGCAGTTCTGTTAACTCGTCTTTTTCGTTCTTCAACGAAGGATCAACCGCCGTTGCCAAGGAGCCTCGCAGTGGAAGACGCTCAGCTTTGGGAGGGGGGAAGCGAACTCCATGGTGACAGTGAATGATGTTCAAATTCTTGCTTCTTCAGTATCTTTTATGAGGAGGCAGATGCCCCCTGACCCTTCTGGTCCCTACGGCATTGGCCTCGGTCCACAACCTGGTTTTGACTACTCAAACAGTTCATTCACCTTAACTCCAAACAATCCCTGCACCTTTCTTGAAAAAGGTCTTCAATGATGGACTTAAGGTGGAGAGCAgaagatttaaatatatatatattactattcGTGGATGGGAACGAAAAGTGGTCCTTGACGACACCCATAGCCTGGACTCGAACCACAGGGCCTGCTACCGTGTAGACACCTGGACTATTTCCCCTTCCCTTTACCCCTCCCCCCTGTCATCAAAGAGTTGTGAAATTCAAGTACATCTCCGGCCTCTGACGGTTTGTGAGTAGAAGTactgttgaaatattttgaattctAACTGGAGCTTGTCTGACACTGATGGTGATGCACATCTGGCTTCACTGCATTTGTTGTTTCGTGACTATTTCTGCTCTAGATTTAttataactattattatttgcttttcagAGGCGATTCCATTACTTTTTGACATCGTTGTGTCTCTCGTGCCTAGTACCATCCCCTCTCTGGACTGGTCTTCAAGTCGTGTAACGGATACAAAGCTTGTCCAATAGCAGTGTTCACACAACAACTGTCGGTTTGTTGTTCACATGGTGGTTGAACAAGTCAGTTGACCAATGTCTTTACTACATTGTCATTCGGTGATAACCggaatttagttttatttttgttgacaatgcAGATAAGCATGTGTGTTATTGTGTCCAAGAAAACGGATTTTTTTACAATCATGTATGAGAGTTGTatgctttttttgaaaataattaaacatcGATTGAGAAATAATTTAAGCTTGGTTTTCAGATGTCTATGTATATAAGTCACagcaactttgaaaaaaaatgaggttgTGATTATTATGCGGTATGCTATGTGCCTCTCAAATCCCAGAAAGTACTAATACAAAGAAACCTGATTGTCCgtcaatgaaagaaaatgtgaataaacttatttctctgcaaaagaaaaaacttcagaaacgatgtttgaaataaaattggAGGCGTATAGCAAAGTCGTTATCATATTTCGCAAACTTTATTAAGGAAATAAACTTTTTGAGCGCCGTtgtctaaacattttcttttgcatttacCATGCCTACAGCTTTAAGGCTCTGCCaacttttcgtttgtttgtttgtttgtttgttttacttattgtaaagattggaaaaaaaaaacgttgtgACCTCATTTCAAGAGATGTTCCTAGGTTTTAATTACTAATGTGTaatctttcatttctgtaatcAGTTCAGTATTGTTTAATAGATAATTTATTGATCTCtcacaaacatgttttaatgGACGTGTCAGTTAAGTGCAAACGTGTCTTCTGTTgtgatgcgtgtgtgtttgtgtgtggttatgcatatgtgtgtgtgcgtgtgtacacgTAGTTCTTGACCATCATTAACGAGTCTTCCATGGTCTATTTTCAAGTAAAAGAAACTTTGGTCTGCTAACAATTCAAATTGAAAGGATAGCACTGCCGAATGCTTTAgtgactttttctttcatgcttcatgcttttttttccttcttccttccaaGTGCGAGACCGGAATATATTTGCACTTCCAAAGCTGTTGCCAGAATCAGTTCTGTCAAACCCTGTAACACTAGACACCTAATCAAAGAAACTCTTTGCAGACATTGTCCTCTCACATCGTGACTGATGCTGTTTTGTTATCTAATCGGAGATGATGAATAACATCCACGAGGCTAGGAAGTCG
Protein-coding regions in this window:
- the LOC112572334 gene encoding wnt inhibitory factor 1-like isoform X1 — translated: MPTRESTPLRLLLLLLLALAGLGRCRSRGRSRLALWIDRGQVESLIGVAMKIPIITDGTVTPYLNEPGLSDQIVIPSTVDTVNLTWQAGHDEFTYVFDNFTSLDPHLLYPPLLGIPTRGQIPSDPTAFQITIPCKGTEKGVASLVLGLTIYTRVGRPLKGTPIKFKLRKQCVVFVTTSPCPADCQNGGTCSEYGVCECRQGFHGKYCDIALCNPVCQNNGTCISPEICACPSGYHGKLCEKAACGRPCENGGHCLPEGFCWCEKGFYGDACEFSICNPLCANGGTCIGPDRCECPSNFSGTRCETKEERPRRSKTNSKEQEIKRQGTRAKRNRTRRKQKLERKLVKAERRLLKVLLRNTKTWVFTRDERRVLRKLQRDQTKEENATLLPSNDRNFLVLVLTRERNNLKKKHKKKLRRYKKLLKKLTTMLETPKKKKRVYV
- the LOC112572334 gene encoding wnt inhibitory factor 1-like isoform X2; translation: MPTRESTPLRLLLLLLLALAGLGRCRSRGRSRLALWIDRGQVESLIGVAMKIPIITDGTVTPYLNEPGLSDQIVIPSTVDTVNLTWQAGHDEFTYVFDNFTSLDPHLLYPPLLGIPTRGQIPSDPTAFQITIPCKGTEKGVASLVLGLTIYTRVGRPLKGTPIKFKLRKQCVVFALCNPVCQNNGTCISPEICACPSGYHGKLCEKAACGRPCENGGHCLPEGFCWCEKGFYGDACEFSICNPLCANGGTCIGPDRCECPSNFSGTRCETKEERPRRSKTNSKEQEIKRQGTRAKRNRTRRKQKLERKLVKAERRLLKVLLRNTKTWVFTRDERRVLRKLQRDQTKEENATLLPSNDRNFLVLVLTRERNNLKKKHKKKLRRYKKLLKKLTTMLETPKKKKRVYV